Proteins encoded in a region of the Rosa chinensis cultivar Old Blush unplaced genomic scaffold, RchiOBHm-V2 RchiOBHmChr0c20, whole genome shotgun sequence genome:
- the LOC112181278 gene encoding centromere/kinetochore protein zw10 homolog: MRFMDNAVRFERESNRIRVKYVLSIDGNHGIELKTVLQALDMVGILHYGLAKVADLMIKHVISPALNSGSPVSFVTEINPDSQAMTEATLKIVPSNDPKIERMDGETIYPRIIEVISLLTSTFAFKRVLGLDALED, from the exons ATGAGGTTCATGGACAATGCGGTGCGTTTCGAACGCGAATCTAATAGAATTCGAGTCAAGTATGTACTGAGCATTGATGGGAACCATGGGATTGAGCTCAAGACAGTGTTACAAGCTTTGGAT aTGGTTGGCATTTTACACTATGGACTTGCTAAAGTAGCTGACTTGATGATCAAGCATGTCATCTCTCCAGCTCTGAATTCTGGATCGCCTGTGTCCTTTGTAACAGAAATAAATCCAGACTCACAAGCAATGACTGAGGCGACACTGAAGATTGTACCATCAAATGATCCTAAG ATTGAAAGAATGGACGGGGAGACTATCTATCCAAGGATTATTGAGGTTATAAGTTTATTGACAAGTACATTTGCTTTCAAGAGGGTTCTTGGACTCGATGCTTTGGAAGATTGA
- the LOC112181279 gene encoding uncharacterized protein LOC112181279: MSYMFDADGCAFWKSYGDGDDVLLQDVGTRDPFTSSDEKWYQYGAEKKEAVEKYCSSVRTRDLMSETLSQTLPSSSGSKEEEKLEIATTGSREEDIPKSSAEEYCIQEVYIFYLYTGL; encoded by the exons ATGTCATATATGTTCGATGCTGATGGTTGTGCATTTTGGAAAAGCTATGGTGATGGAGATGATGTGCTGCTTCAAG ATGTGGGAACTAGGGATCCATTTACATCTTCTGATGAAAAATGGTACCAGTATGgggcagaaaagaaagaagcagtcgAAAAATACTGCTCTTCTGTAAG GACAAGAGACCTTATGTCTGAAACCCTGTCTCAAACACTTCCTTCAAGTTCTGGAAGTAAGGAAGAAGAGAAGCTTGAAATTGCGACTACTGGAAGCAGAGAAGAAGACATACCCAAAAGTAGTGCAGAAGAGTACTGTATTCAAGAGGtttacattttttatttatacaCAGGTTTATAA